Within Thermus sp. CCB_US3_UF1, the genomic segment GCCCGGCCCGAAGACGTGGAAGAGGCCCTGAAGAAGCAGCGCCAGGGCGGGGGGCGTCTGGAGGACACCCTGGTCCAGTCGGGCAAGCTCAAGCCCGAGGCCCTGGCCCAGGCCGTGGCCGCCCAGCTGGGCTACGCCTACATCGACCCCGCGGAGAACCCCCCTGACCCCGGGGCGGCCCTCCTCATCCCCGAGGACCTGGCCCGCCGCTACGGCATCTTCCCCCACCACCTGGAAGGGAGGAACCTGGTCCTCCTGATGAAAGACCCCAGGAACATCCTGGCCCTGGACGACGTGCGCCTGGCCCTCAAGCGCAAGGGGCAAACCTACGAGCTGGTGCCGGCGGTGGCCACCGAGGCCGCCATCACCAAGCTCATCGAGCGCTTCTACGGCAAGGAGGAGCTGGGGGAGCTGGCCAAGGAGCTCTCCAAGGGGTACCAGGAGGAGGAGGCCACCCCCACCGAGCTGGACGAAAGCGCCGCCCAGAAGTTCGTCAAGCAGGTGATCCGGGAGGCCTACCTGCAGGACGCCTCGGACATCCACGTGGAACCCCGGCAGGCCGACGTCCTGGTGCGCCTCCGCATCGATGGGGCCCTGCGCCAGTACACCACCTTGCCCAAGGGGGCCCTGAACGCCATCATCAGCGTCATCAAGATCATGGGCGGGCTCAACATCGCCGAAAAGCGCCTGCCCCAGGACGGGCGGGTGCGGTACCGCGAGGGCTCCATTGACCTGGACCTGCGCCTTTCCACCCTGCCCACGGTGTATGGGGAGAAGGCGGTGATGCGCCTCCTCAAAAAGGCCAGCGACATCCCGGAGATCGAGGGCCTGGGCTTTGCCCCCGGGGTCTTTGAGCGCTTCCAGGAGGTGATCTCCAAGCCCTACGGGATCTTCCTCATCACCGGGCCCACGGGAAGCGGCAAGAGCTTCACCACCTTCTCCATCCTGAAGCGGATCGCCACCCCCGATAAAAACACCCAGACCATCGAAGACCCCGTGGAGTACGAGATCCCCGGGATCAACCAGACCCAGGTAAACCCCCAGGCTGGCCTCACCTTCGCCCGGGCCCTTAGGGCCTTCCTGCGCCAGGACCCGGACATCATCATGGTGGGGGAGATCCGGGACTCGGAAACGGCCAAGATCGCCACCGAGGCCGCCCTCACCGGCCACCTGGTCATCGCCACCCTGCACACCAACGACGCCGCCCAGGCCGTGACCCGCCTGGACGAGATGGGGGTGGAGCTTTTCAACATCTCCGCCGCCCTCATCGGCGTTCTCTCCCAGCGCCTGGTGCGGCGGATCTGCGACCACTGCAAGGTGGAGGTCAAACCAGACCCCGAGGTCCTGCGCCGCCTGGGCCTCAC encodes:
- the pilB gene encoding type IV pilus assembly ATPase PilB, whose translation is MSVLTIGDKRLGAILLDAGLLTDEELQMALEKHREVGGSLAEVIVDSGLLSERRIAQAIEDHFGIPLVELHTLEIPPKVKALLPAEKAKELQAIPFALDEEAGVVRVAFVNPLDTLSLEEVEDLTGLVVEPYQATRSSFLYALAKGYPELNLPLPPLPTGPTQGELKLGELLLEKGLLDRATLEEALVEQEKTGDLLGRILVKKGLPEGALYQTLAEQKGLEFLPSTEGISPDPAATALLLRSDALRFSAVPVAFREGKVEVVLADPRHKEAVEELLGRPGRFYLTLPKEWEALFHRAYPEKGRLGEVLVQEGRLSREHLREALEVQKRLPKAKPLGEILVELGLARPEDVEEALKKQRQGGGRLEDTLVQSGKLKPEALAQAVAAQLGYAYIDPAENPPDPGAALLIPEDLARRYGIFPHHLEGRNLVLLMKDPRNILALDDVRLALKRKGQTYELVPAVATEAAITKLIERFYGKEELGELAKELSKGYQEEEATPTELDESAAQKFVKQVIREAYLQDASDIHVEPRQADVLVRLRIDGALRQYTTLPKGALNAIISVIKIMGGLNIAEKRLPQDGRVRYREGSIDLDLRLSTLPTVYGEKAVMRLLKKASDIPEIEGLGFAPGVFERFQEVISKPYGIFLITGPTGSGKSFTTFSILKRIATPDKNTQTIEDPVEYEIPGINQTQVNPQAGLTFARALRAFLRQDPDIIMVGEIRDSETAKIATEAALTGHLVIATLHTNDAAQAVTRLDEMGVELFNISAALIGVLSQRLVRRICDHCKVEVKPDPEVLRRLGLTEGEIAGAKLYKGMGCERCSGTGYKGRYAIHELLVVDDEIRHAIVAGKSATEIKEIARKKGMKTLREDGIYKALLGITTLEEVLARTIE